A single genomic interval of Acidobacteriota bacterium harbors:
- a CDS encoding tetratricopeptide repeat protein, which translates to MRKIIMMILSLFLVWIPVFAQTTEVEGTVKDDQGNPMAKVKIVCEHVAIAGVKTEMMTNKRGEFYNPMLLYHEPGTWRMYPIIEGYLVRHIKVESRDSRKELLTNVDTDLGITQNHPQIIAKPGGKVIIDFIVAPRSSFEQGIVEIAGEDAATAPPEVIQLSTLDRARSLYSQGKLEESIELYEKASTEEKSATIYLEMSKIFMELKRLDDAAESLRKALAIDPKLPMMHYSLANILRKKGEIPSAVEELKKELEISPDSSRVLSGLAELYMESGQEGNAEAVYQKIIEQYPDDVNAYIALGRIYSRKGDYTRSEQAYRKVIELNPRNADTIYYNVGVSIINKKNITASDKANAMEAFQKAVELNPNHAGAHLQLGYLLLASGKIEEAKSHFKKFVDLNPGSPDAEAVKVLLGGL; encoded by the coding sequence ATGAGAAAGATCATAATGATGATCCTCTCTCTTTTTTTGGTCTGGATTCCTGTCTTTGCTCAGACTACTGAGGTGGAAGGGACAGTCAAGGATGACCAGGGGAATCCCATGGCAAAGGTGAAGATAGTCTGCGAGCATGTGGCCATTGCTGGCGTTAAGACGGAGATGATGACGAACAAAAGGGGGGAGTTCTATAACCCCATGCTTCTATATCATGAACCAGGGACATGGAGGATGTATCCCATCATAGAGGGATACCTCGTGAGGCACATCAAGGTGGAGAGCAGGGATTCCAGGAAAGAACTCTTAACAAACGTGGACACGGATCTTGGAATCACGCAGAACCATCCCCAGATCATAGCTAAACCGGGGGGCAAGGTCATCATAGATTTCATTGTTGCTCCCAGATCCTCTTTTGAACAGGGTATCGTGGAGATTGCCGGCGAAGATGCGGCAACTGCTCCCCCTGAGGTCATCCAGCTCTCCACACTTGACAGGGCTCGCTCCCTTTACTCGCAGGGAAAACTGGAGGAATCGATAGAGCTCTATGAAAAGGCTTCCACGGAGGAGAAAAGCGCCACCATCTATCTGGAGATGAGCAAAATCTTCATGGAACTGAAAAGGCTTGATGATGCAGCGGAATCTCTGAGAAAGGCCCTGGCCATAGATCCAAAACTTCCCATGATGCACTATTCGCTCGCGAACATCCTTAGAAAGAAGGGAGAGATTCCATCAGCGGTAGAAGAGCTGAAGAAGGAGCTGGAGATCTCTCCTGACAGCTCCAGAGTCCTGAGCGGGCTGGCTGAGCTGTACATGGAGAGTGGCCAAGAGGGGAACGCCGAAGCGGTATATCAGAAGATCATCGAGCAATATCCTGACGATGTCAATGCATACATCGCTCTCGGGAGGATCTACAGCAGGAAAGGGGATTACACCAGATCGGAGCAAGCCTACAGGAAAGTCATCGAACTGAACCCCAGGAATGCCGATACCATCTACTACAATGTGGGGGTCTCCATCATCAACAAGAAGAATATCACGGCAAGTGACAAGGCTAATGCTATGGAGGCTTTCCAAAAAGCCGTTGAGTTGAATCCGAATCATGCAGGAGCACATTTGCAGCTTGGCTATCTCCTTCTCGCATCAGGGAAAATAGAAGAGGCCAAGAGCCACTTCAAGAAGTTCGTAGATCTCAATCCGGGTTCCCCCGATGCTGAAGCTGTGAAGGTGCTGCTCGGCGGCCTTTAA
- a CDS encoding metal-dependent transcriptional regulator has translation MMDKNIEELLEEIWTMQEEGEVSYSELQKRTKVSPSGEFLQEMARNRLIRWETEKIELTERGEDLAKEIIRRHRLAELLLSTLFEVSEEDVESQACEFEHILSPSVTDSVCTFLSHPSHCPHGKVIPSGQCCSVLKTELEPLVKPLTNLQLGEKGKIVFIAPKHHDRLNKLSALGIIPGSIVKMHQRNPSFVIEIGETTIAIDYPIASSIYVKKI, from the coding sequence ATGATGGATAAGAACATTGAGGAGCTTCTGGAGGAGATTTGGACCATGCAGGAAGAAGGAGAAGTGTCCTATTCCGAACTCCAGAAGAGGACCAAGGTAAGTCCTTCCGGGGAATTCCTTCAGGAAATGGCCAGGAATAGGCTTATCAGGTGGGAGACGGAGAAGATAGAGTTGACGGAAAGAGGCGAGGATCTGGCAAAGGAGATCATCAGGAGGCACAGGCTTGCCGAGTTGCTGCTGTCCACCCTCTTTGAAGTTTCAGAAGAAGATGTGGAAAGTCAGGCATGCGAGTTCGAGCACATCCTCTCCCCCTCCGTCACGGATTCTGTCTGCACGTTCCTGAGCCACCCCTCGCATTGCCCGCACGGAAAGGTGATTCCATCGGGGCAATGTTGCAGCGTTCTTAAAACGGAACTGGAACCTCTCGTAAAGCCTTTAACCAATCTTCAGCTTGGAGAAAAAGGCAAGATTGTCTTCATAGCTCCCAAACATCATGACCGCCTCAACAAGTTGAGCGCGCTCGGGATCATCCCCGGTTCCATCGTCAAGATGCATCAGAGAAACCCCTCATTCGTCATCGAGATCGGTGAGACCACAATCGCCATCGATTATCCAATCGCATCCAGCATCTATGTTAAGAAGATCTGA